A window of Indicator indicator isolate 239-I01 chromosome 25, UM_Iind_1.1, whole genome shotgun sequence contains these coding sequences:
- the NAA15 gene encoding N-alpha-acetyltransferase 15, NatA auxiliary subunit translates to MYSVLLHQRCYEHKQYRNGLKFCKQILSNPKFAEHGETLAMKGLTLNCLGKKEEAYELVRRGLRNDLKSHVCWHVYGLLQRSDKKYDEAIKCYRNALKWDKDNLQILRDLSLLQIQMRDLEGYRETRYQLLQLRPAQRASWIGYAIAYHLLEDYEMAAKILEEFRKTQQTSPDKVDYEYSELLLYQNQVLREAGLFKEALEHLCTYEKQICDKLAVEETKGELLLQLGRLEEAVEVYKGLQERNPENWAYYKGLERALKPANMMERLKIYEEAWTKYPRGLVPRRLPLNFLSGEKFKECLDKFLRMNFSKGCPPVFNTLRSLYKDKEKVAIIEELVIGYETSLRSCRLFNPNDDGKEEPPTTLLWVQYYLAQHYDKIGQPSLALEYINAAIESTPTLIELFLVKAKVYKHAGNIKEAARWMDEAQALDTADRFINSKCAKYMLKANSIKEAEEMCSKFTREGTSAVENLNEMQCMWFQTECAQAYKAMNKFGEALKKCHEIERHFVEITDDQFDFHTYCMRKITLRSYVDLLKLEDVLRQHPFYFKAARIAIEIYLKLHDNPLTDENKEHEADTANMSDKELKKLRNKQRRAQKKAQLEEEKKNAEKEKQQRNQKKKKDDDDEEIGGPKEELIPEKLAKVETPLEEAIKFLTPLKNLVKNKIETHLFAFEIYFRKEKFLLMLQSVKRAFAIDSSHPWLHECMIHLFSSVSESKDLPDAVRTVLNQEMNRLFGATNPKNFNEAFLKKNYDSLPHRLSAAKMMYYLDPSSQKRAVELAMTLDESLINRNLQTCMEVLEALCDGSLGDCKEASETYRANCHKLFPYALAFMPPGYEEDMKITVNGDSSAEPEELANEI, encoded by the exons atgtactCTGTTCTTCTTCACCAGAGGTGTTATGAACATAAGCAGTATAGAAATGGGCTGAAGTTCTGTAAACAgatcctttctaacccaaagtTTGCAGAACATGGAG aaACTTTGGCAATGAAAGGACTAACATTAAACTGTCTAGGCAAGAAGGAGGAAGCGTATGAACTTGTGCGTAGAGGCCTAAGGAACGACTTGAAGAGCCATGTCT GTTGGCATGTCTATGGCCTCCTTCAGAGGTCAGACAAGAAGTATGATGAAGCTATCAAATGTTATCGAAATGCACTGAAATGGGACAAAGACAATCTTCAAATCTTGAGAGATCTTTCTCTGCTACAGATTCAAATGAGAGATCTTGAAGGTTACAGG GAAACAAGATACCAGTTGCTTCAGCTGCGACCTGCACAGCGAGCATCATGGATTGGTTATGCTATTGCTTACCATCTGCTGGAAGACTATGAAATGGCAGCAAAAATCTTAGAGGAATTCAGGAAGACACAGCAG ACATCACCTGATAAAGTGGACTATGAGTACAGTGAACTGCTGCTGTATCAAAACCAGGTCCTCAGGGAAGCAGGACTCTTTAAAGAagccttggagcatctttgtacCTACGAAAAGCAGATCTGTGACAAACTGGCTGTTGAAGAAACTAAAG GAGAACTCCTGCTTCAGCTTGGCAGACTTGAAGAAGCAGTTGAAGTCTACAAAGGACTGCAAGAAAGAAATCCTGAAAACTGGGCCTACTACAAAGGTCTAGAACGGGCACTTAAACCAG CTAACATGATGGAGAGGTTAAAGATCTATGAAGAGGCCTGGACTAAATACCCAAGGGGACTAGTTCCAAGGAGATTGCCTTTAAACTTTTTGTCGG GTGAAAAGTTTAAGGAATGTCTGGACAAGTTTCTAAGGATGAATTTCAGCAAAGGTTGCCCACCAGTTTTCAATACTTTGAGGTCATTATATAAAGACAAGGAGAAG GTGGCAATCATAGAAGAGCTTGTGATAGGTTATGAAACCTCTCTACGAAGCTGCAGGTTATTTAACCCAAATG ATGACGGTAAAGAAGAACCTCCAACCACTTTACTCTGGGTCCAGTATTATTTGGCTCAACATTATGATAAAATTGGGCAGCCATCCCTGGCTCTAGAATATATAAATGCTGCTATAGAAAGTACTCCCACTTTGATAGAACTCTTCCTTGTGAAGGCAAAAGTCTATAAG CATGCTGGAAATATTAAAGAAGCTGCAAGGTGGATGGATGAGGCTCAGGCTTTGGACACAGCAGACAGATTCATCAACTCCAAATGTGCAAAATATATGTTGAAAGCAAACTCCAttaaagaagcagaagaaatgtgTTCTAAATTTACAAGG GAAGGAACCTCGGCAGTAGAGAACTTGAATGAAATGCAGTGCATGTGGTTCCAGACAGAATGTGCTCAAGCTTACAAAGCAATGAATAAATTTGGAGAAGCACTTAAGAAATGCCATGAAATTGAAAGA CATTTTGTAGAAATCACGGATGACCAATTTGACTTCCACACTTACTGTATGAGGAAGATCACCCTTAGGTCTTATGTGGACTTGTTAAAACTAGAAGATGTCCTTCGACAACATCCATTCTACTTCAAAGCAGCACGAATTGCTATAGAGATATATTTGAAACTCCACGATAACCCCTTAACAGATGAAAATAAAGAACACGAGGCTGATACAG CAAATATGTCTGACAAGGAGCTAAAGAAGCTACGGAATAAGCAGAGAAGAGCACAAAAGAAAgcgcagctggaggaggagaagaagaatgctgagaaagagaagcaaCAGAGGaaccagaaaaagaagaaagatgatgatgatgaagaaatTGGAGGACCGAAAGAGGAACTTATCCCTGAGAAACTGGCAAAG GTGGAAACACCTTTGGAAGAAGCCATTAAATTTTTAACACCCCTGAAGAATTTAGTGAAGAACAAAATAGAGACACATCTTTTTGCCTTCGAAATTTACTTTCGAAAAG AGAAGTTCCTTCTGATGCTTCAGTCTGTGAAGAGAGCCTTTGCTATTGATTCTAGTCATCCTTGGCTTCACGAGTGTATGATTCATCTCTTCAGCAGTG TATCTGAAAGTAAGGATCTGCCTGATGCAGTTAGAACAGTGTTAAACCAAGAAATGAATCGGCTTTTTGGAGCAACTAATCCAAAGAACTTCAATGAAGCTTTCCTTAAAAAGAACTATGACTCATTACCACATAGGTTATCAG ctGCCAAAATGATGTACTATTTAGATCCTTCCAGTCAGAAAAGGGCAGTGGAGCTGGCAATGACCCTGGATGAATCCCTCATTAACAGAAATCTTCAG